In a single window of the Melissococcus plutonius ATCC 35311 genome:
- a CDS encoding phosphate-starvation-inducible PsiE family protein, whose amino-acid sequence MQKNFIEIKRYIQPLLDIILSLLFGLLLIFMLRFLIDIACYVLKPMTISNFTMIMQKVTSFFMLFEFMLMILRYIQEGHHIPIRYLIYICITAILRQLMIIHGEAVQTLLLALAILLLVIVLYILNLTRHKFSSKIEINNKENERFR is encoded by the coding sequence ATGCAAAAAAATTTTATTGAAATTAAAAGATATATTCAACCCTTATTAGATATTATTCTTAGTCTGTTATTTGGTTTACTTTTAATTTTTATGTTACGTTTTTTAATCGATATTGCTTGCTATGTATTAAAACCAATGACTATTAGTAATTTTACAATGATTATGCAAAAAGTGACATCATTTTTTATGTTGTTTGAATTTATGTTAATGATTTTGCGTTATATTCAAGAAGGCCACCATATTCCTATTCGGTATTTAATTTATATTTGTATTACAGCTATATTGAGACAATTAATGATCATTCATGGAGAAGCGGTTCAAACTTTATTGTTGGCTTTGGCAATTTTATTATTGGTGATTGTTTTATATATTCTGAATCTAACAAGACATAAATTTTCCTCTAAAATTGAAATAAACAATAAGGAAAATGAACGATTTAGATAG
- a CDS encoding M24 family metallopeptidase produces MIRINRLRQLMKKNNLAGYFITDPYNLYYLTNFTGTTGAAIITMDQAFFITDFRYTTQAQKQAYEYTIIENKGHLFDAVTDLAEKENLANLAFEELHVSFAEYSILEEIIPCDLIPVSGLIEELREVKDEDEVAMIEKACEIADAGYKNVLEFIQPGMTEIEVANRLDFFMRSMGAAGVSFDTIVASGWRSAMPHGVASEKVIEKGDMITLDFGCYYKGYASDMTRTFAIGTPDSKLKEIYQIVLDVQLKVLKAAQPGVIGMQLDEIARDYIASLGYGENFGHSTGHGVGLEVHEAPAISMRSEQQLVVGNIVTDEPGIYIDGLGGVRIEDDLLITKEGNRLLTHSPKKLIIL; encoded by the coding sequence ATGATAAGAATAAATAGACTACGTCAATTGATGAAAAAAAACAATTTAGCTGGCTATTTTATTACAGATCCATATAACCTTTATTATTTAACAAATTTTACTGGCACAACTGGTGCAGCAATAATTACTATGGATCAAGCATTTTTTATCACTGATTTTCGCTACACTACTCAAGCACAAAAACAAGCATATGAATATACCATTATTGAAAATAAAGGGCATCTATTTGATGCAGTTACAGATCTCGCTGAAAAAGAAAATTTAGCGAATTTAGCATTTGAAGAACTTCACGTTAGTTTTGCAGAATACAGTATCTTAGAAGAGATTATTCCATGTGATTTGATTCCTGTTTCAGGATTAATTGAAGAATTAAGAGAAGTCAAAGATGAAGATGAAGTTGCTATGATTGAAAAAGCTTGTGAAATTGCAGATGCCGGTTATAAAAATGTATTAGAATTTATTCAACCTGGTATGACAGAAATTGAAGTGGCAAACCGACTCGATTTCTTTATGCGTTCTATGGGTGCTGCTGGTGTTTCTTTTGATACGATTGTTGCGAGTGGTTGGCGTTCGGCAATGCCACATGGAGTAGCTAGTGAAAAGGTAATTGAAAAAGGAGATATGATTACCTTAGATTTTGGCTGTTACTATAAAGGGTATGCATCTGATATGACCAGAACCTTTGCCATTGGAACGCCAGATAGTAAATTAAAAGAAATTTATCAAATCGTTTTAGACGTCCAATTAAAAGTATTAAAGGCGGCACAACCAGGTGTAATTGGCATGCAGTTAGATGAAATTGCAAGGGATTATATTGCTTCATTAGGATATGGTGAAAATTTTGGTCATTCCACTGGTCATGGAGTTGGATTGGAAGTTCATGAGGCACCTGCAATTTCCATGCGATCAGAACAGCAGTTAGTTGTTGGTAATATCGTTACTGATGAACCGGGTATTTATATTGATGGATTAGGCGGTGTACGTATTGAGGATGATTTATTAATCACCAAAGAAGGAAATCGATTATTGACACATTCACCAAAGAAATTAATCATTCTATAA
- a CDS encoding Asp23/Gls24 family envelope stress response protein, whose amino-acid sequence MIDEKNLVINNKDLLGEIVIAPEVIEVIIGIAVSKVEGVYGMRGTFTSNITEFLGRAAHGKGIYLHTEADKLKVDIYCYLNYGVSVPKVALAMQDQIKQQVLYMTDVDLAEVNIHVAAVVPEKMPKPNLNELFPEDEERNE is encoded by the coding sequence ATGATTGATGAAAAAAACCTAGTAATCAATAATAAAGATCTATTAGGTGAAATTGTTATTGCACCTGAAGTTATTGAAGTAATTATTGGAATTGCTGTGTCAAAAGTAGAGGGTGTTTATGGAATGCGTGGTACTTTTACTAGCAATATTACAGAGTTTTTAGGACGAGCTGCACATGGAAAAGGGATTTATCTACATACGGAAGCAGACAAGTTGAAAGTAGATATTTATTGTTACCTAAATTATGGCGTTTCTGTACCTAAAGTTGCTTTAGCAATGCAAGACCAAATAAAACAGCAAGTATTATACATGACTGATGTTGATTTAGCTGAAGTAAATATTCATGTAGCTGCTGTTGTACCAGAGAAAATGCCAAAGCCAAATTTGAATGAATTATTTCCAGAAGATGAGGAAAGAAATGAATAA
- the nusB gene encoding transcription antitermination factor NusB: protein MNKQKLTRREIREKALQALFPLDFNTELTKQDAIDYALMLDNYEVISEDQENLIPTYLDFLVDGVCSHKNELDQVIKRLLGKNWTFERLSKIDTVILRMAVFEMMYSSDVPAPVALNEALELAKKYSDDNARKFTNGILANVLKEIEKHSDKLSLFEE, encoded by the coding sequence ATGAATAAGCAAAAATTAACACGACGAGAAATTAGGGAAAAAGCATTACAAGCTTTATTTCCTTTGGACTTTAATACAGAATTAACAAAACAAGATGCGATTGACTATGCATTAATGCTAGATAATTATGAAGTAATAAGTGAAGATCAAGAAAATTTGATTCCCACTTATCTTGATTTTTTGGTTGATGGTGTATGTAGTCATAAGAATGAATTGGACCAAGTGATCAAAAGACTTTTAGGGAAAAATTGGACATTTGAACGTTTGTCTAAGATAGATACGGTTATTTTGCGAATGGCTGTTTTTGAAATGATGTATTCATCTGATGTCCCTGCACCGGTTGCATTAAATGAAGCATTGGAATTAGCCAAAAAATATAGCGATGATAATGCAAGAAAATTCACCAATGGTATTTTGGCAAACGTATTAAAAGAAATAGAAAAACATTCTGATAAATTATCTTTATTTGAAGAGTAA